Proteins co-encoded in one Drosophila gunungcola strain Sukarami chromosome X unlocalized genomic scaffold, Dgunungcola_SK_2 000032F, whole genome shotgun sequence genomic window:
- the LOC128260531 gene encoding transcription initiation factor TFIID subunit 9, whose protein sequence is MSGEKAEKAKISAQIKHVPKDAQVIMSILKELNIQEYEPRVVNQMLEFTFRYVTCILDDAKVYANHARKKTIDMDDVRLATEMTLDKSFTGPPARHVLAKVADVRNGMPLPPIKPHCGLRLPPDRYCLTGVNYKLRATNQPKKMTKSAVEGRPLKTVVKPVSSANGPKRAHSVVAKQQVVTIPKPVIKFTTTTTTKTVTSSGGSGSGGGGTGMEAKSDQSGASGDLKMEVDSDAAAVGSIASGSGSGSGNAAGASGSGSSGVGVAVKREREEEEFEFVAN, encoded by the exons atgagCGGCGAAAAGGCCGAGAAGGCCAAGATCAGTGCCCAAATCAAGCATGTGCCCAAGGACGCCCAGGTGATCATGTCGATTTTGAAGGAGCTGAACATCCAGGAGTACGAGCCACGCGTGGTCAACCAGATGCTGGAGTTCACCTTCC GCTACGTCACCTGCATCCTGGACGACGCGAAGGTGTATGCCAACCATGCGCGCAAGAAGACCATCGACATGGACGACGTGCGTCTGGCCACCGAGATGACGCTGGACAAGAGTTTCACCGGTCCTCCGGCCCGTCATGTTCTGGCCAAGGTGGCCGACGTGCGCAACGGCATGCCGCTGCCGCCCATCAAGCCGCACTGCGGTCTCCGGCTGCCGCCCGACCGCTACTGCCTCACCGGCGTCAACTACAAGCTGCGGGCCACCAACCAGCCCAAGAAGATGACCAAGTCGGCGGTGGAGGGACGCCCGCTGAAGACCGTCGTCAAGCCTGTGTCCAGTGCCAATGGGCCGAAGCGGGCCCACTCCGTGGTGGCCAAGCAACAGGTGGTGACCATTCCCAAGCCCGTCATCAAGTTCACCAccaccacgaccacgaaaacGGTGACCAGCTCCGGGGGATCAGGATCAGGCGGCGGTGGAACTGGTATGGAGGCCAAGAGCGACCAAAGTGGAGCCAGCGGAGATCTCAAGATGGAGGTGGACAGCGATGCAGCGGCCGTGGGCAGCATCGCCAGTGGATCTGGATCGGGATCTGGAAATGCCGCAGGGGCAAGCGGATCTGGATCTTCCGGCGTGGGAGTGGCCGTCAAGCGGGAgcgcgaggaggaggagtttGAGTTTGTAGCCAACTAG
- the LOC128260530 gene encoding replication factor C subunit 4, with the protein MQAFLKTGKSTAGSGEKVQGAPAERRKPPAPWVEKYRPRNVDDVVEQSEVVAVLRKCVEGGDLPNMLLYGPPGTGKTSTILAAGRQIFGDMFKDRILELNASDERGINVVRTKIKNFSQLSASSVRPDGRPCPPFKIIILDEADSMTHAAQSALRRTMEKESRSTRFCLICNYVSRIIVPITSRCSKFRFKALGDDKVIARLQHICEMEGVKIEEDAYKSIVKISGGDLRRAITTLQSCYRLKGPEHVINTADLFEMSGVIPDYYLDDYLEVCRSGNYERLEQFVREIGFSAYSVGQMMEQFVEYIVHHPGLNDPQKAKICDKLGECCFRLQDGGSEYLQIMDLGCCIILALK; encoded by the exons ATGCAGGCATTTCTGAAGACGGGAAAATCGACGGCGGGATCTGGCGAGAAGGTTCAGGGAGCTCCGGCGGAGCGACGCAAGCCGCCGGCACCTTGGGTGGAGAAATA CCGCCCGCGCAACGTGGACGATGTGGTGGAGCAGTCCGAGGTGGTGGCCGTGCTGCGCAAGTGCGTCGAGGGCGGGGATCTGCCCAATATGCTGCTCTACGGACCTCCCGGCACCGGCAAAACCAGTACAATCTTGGCGGCCGGCCGGCAGATCTTTGGGGACATGTTCAAGGACCGCATCCTGGAGCTGAACGCCTCCGACGAGCGGGGCATCAATGTGGTGCGCACCAAAATCAAGAACTTCTCGCAGCTCTCGGCCAGCAGTGTGCGTCCGGACGGCAGGCCGTGTCCGCCCTTCAAGATCATCATTCTGGACGAGGCCGACTCGATGACCCATGCCGCTCAGTCCGCACTGCGTCGCACCATGGAGAAGGAGAGCCGTAGCACCCGCTTCTGCCTGATCTGCAACTATGTCTCCAGGATCATTGTGCCCATCACCTCGCGCTGCTCCAAGTTTCGCTTTAAGGCCCTGGGCGACGACAAGGTGATTGCCCGTCTGCAGCACATTTGCGAGATGGAGGGCGTCAAGATCGAGGAGGATGCCTACAAGTCCATTGTTAAGATCTCTGGCGGAGATCTGCGCCGGGCCATTACCACACTGCAGTCGTGCTACCGCTTGAAGGGCCCCGAACATGTCATCAACACGGCCGATCTGTTCGAGATGTCGGGTGTTATACCGGATTACTATCTGGACGACTACCTCGAGGTGTGTCGCTCGGGGAACTACGAGCGCCTGGAGCAGTTTGTGCGGGAGATCGGCTTCTCCGCCTACAGCGTTGGCCAGATGATGGAGCAGTTTGTCGAGTACATTGTCCACCATCCGGGGCTGAATGATCCGCAAAAGGCCAAGATCTGCGATAAGCTCGGT GAATGCTGCTTCCGACTGCAGGATGGCGGTTCCGAGTACCTGCAGATCATGGACCTCGGCTGCTGCATCATTTTGGCTTTAAAATGA
- the LOC128260571 gene encoding mitochondrial uncoupling protein 4 isoform X1 — protein MAAKADESSPAVAPGGSSDPTPVPSSGRHQLRPVKFDYADSFACTYIVSVVAASIAELATYPLDLTKTRLQIQGEGAAIPAGKSNMQYRGMVATAFGIAREEGALKLWQGVTPALYRHVVYSGVRICSYDLMRKEFTQNGSQALPVWKSALCGVTAGAVAQWLASPADLVKVQIQMEGRRRLMGEPPRVHSAGHAFRQIVQRGGVKGLWKGSIPNVQRAALVNLGDLTTYDTIKHLIMDRLQMPDCHTVHVLASVCAGFVAAIMGTPADVVKTRIMNQPTDENGRGLLYRGSVDCLRQTVAKEGFVALYKGFLPCWIRMAPWSLTFWLSFEQIRKMIGASGY, from the exons ATGGCCGCCAAGGCCGACGAATCCTCGCCAGCAGTTGCGCCCGGCGGCAGTAGTGATCCCACACCCGTGCCCTCCAGTGGACGCCATCAGCTGCGCCCCGTAAAGTTCGACTATGCGGACTCCTTTGCCTGCACCTACATCGTGTCCGTGGTGGCCGCCTCCATCGCGGAACTGGCCACCTATCCCCTGGACCTGACCAAGACACGTTTGCAGATCCAGGGTGAGGGAGCCGCAATCCCCGCGGGAAAATCCAAT ATGCAATACCGCGGCATGGTGGCCACCGCCTTCGGAATTGCGCGCGAGGAGGGCGCCCTGAAGCTGTGGCAGGGCGTGACGCCGGCGCTCTACCGACACGTCGTCTATAG CGGAGTGAGGATCTGCAGCTATGACCTGATGCGCAAGGAGTTCACTCAGAATGGCAGCCAGGCGCTGCCCGTTTGGAAGTCGGCGCTGTGTGGCGTCACTGCCGGCGCCGTTGCCCAGTGGCTGGCCTCGCCCGCTGACCTGGTCAAGGTGCAAATCCAGATGGAGGGCCGGCGACGGCTGATGGGCGAGCCGCCGAGGGTGCACTCCGCCGGCCACGCCTTCCGACAGATCGTCCAACGGGGCGGAGTGAAGGGCCTGTGGAAGGGCAGCATCCCAAATGTGCAGCGAGCGGCGCTGGTCAACCTGGGCGACTTAACCACATACGACACCATCAAGCACCTGATCATGGACCGCCTGCAGATGCCCGACTGCCACACGGTCCATGTGCTGGCCTCCGTTTGTGCTGGATTCGTGGCGGCGATCATGGGCACGCCAGCGGATGTGGTGAAGACGCGCATCATGAACCAGCCCACCGACGAGAATGGGCG AGGCCTCCTGTACCGCGGATCTGTGGACTGTCTCCGCCAAACGGTGGCCAAGGAGGGCTTTGTGGCGCTGTACAAGGGCTTCCTGCCCTGCTGGATACGGATGGCACCGTGGTCGCTCACCTTCTGGCTGTCCTTCGAACAGATCCGCAAGATGATCGGCGCTTCTGGCTACTGA
- the LOC128260571 gene encoding mitochondrial uncoupling protein 4 isoform X2, translating into MRKEFTQNGSQALPVWKSALCGVTAGAVAQWLASPADLVKVQIQMEGRRRLMGEPPRVHSAGHAFRQIVQRGGVKGLWKGSIPNVQRAALVNLGDLTTYDTIKHLIMDRLQMPDCHTVHVLASVCAGFVAAIMGTPADVVKTRIMNQPTDENGRGLLYRGSVDCLRQTVAKEGFVALYKGFLPCWIRMAPWSLTFWLSFEQIRKMIGASGY; encoded by the exons ATGCGCAAGGAGTTCACTCAGAATGGCAGCCAGGCGCTGCCCGTTTGGAAGTCGGCGCTGTGTGGCGTCACTGCCGGCGCCGTTGCCCAGTGGCTGGCCTCGCCCGCTGACCTGGTCAAGGTGCAAATCCAGATGGAGGGCCGGCGACGGCTGATGGGCGAGCCGCCGAGGGTGCACTCCGCCGGCCACGCCTTCCGACAGATCGTCCAACGGGGCGGAGTGAAGGGCCTGTGGAAGGGCAGCATCCCAAATGTGCAGCGAGCGGCGCTGGTCAACCTGGGCGACTTAACCACATACGACACCATCAAGCACCTGATCATGGACCGCCTGCAGATGCCCGACTGCCACACGGTCCATGTGCTGGCCTCCGTTTGTGCTGGATTCGTGGCGGCGATCATGGGCACGCCAGCGGATGTGGTGAAGACGCGCATCATGAACCAGCCCACCGACGAGAATGGGCG AGGCCTCCTGTACCGCGGATCTGTGGACTGTCTCCGCCAAACGGTGGCCAAGGAGGGCTTTGTGGCGCTGTACAAGGGCTTCCTGCCCTGCTGGATACGGATGGCACCGTGGTCGCTCACCTTCTGGCTGTCCTTCGAACAGATCCGCAAGATGATCGGCGCTTCTGGCTACTGA